TGAGGCATAGTTAAAGCCCCTGATTTGAAGCAAAAGGGTCAGTCATGGTCTTCTTGTCTGGGGCAAAAGGGCAAAGGTCAGTGTCCAGACATGGGGCTTGGTCAGTGCAAAGCTCAGAGGGGCGTGGAGGTTTAAGGGTGAGAGGAGGTCACTTGGGAATTCGTGTTGCTCACTCGTTGTCAGAGTCATCGGCCGCTCCGGTGATGGTGTAGGTCTGTTCTTGGTGGTCCATTTCCAGCACATCATCCTCATTTTTGACTGTTCTGTAGAGGAAAAGAGAGACAAAGTGACTGAAACAAGCATGTTAAACCACACCCGACTCTGTCACAGACCAGGTTAAGTCATTGTTTCTTAATGAAGAATAGTGTTTGGTTGTACTTTCTGGGTGTGAGTGCTTGTCCTGTTTGAAAGAACTGCAAAAACACCTGATGATACCTTTACCTAATGAGCACCGTCCTCCTCTCCGTCAGCTCCACAGCCTGCTCTCCATAGGCCTCGATGTTCTTATCATGTCCATCTGAGCCATACGTAGTCCCGGTGCCACTAATACCACCCTTTCCTccacctgtcttccccatgccACTAGCAGCTGACAGAGCAACATCATCACTACCCACACCCCCACTTCCTCCACTGCCTCCAACTCCACCACCCATTCCACGGGCTATACTACCATCTTCACCTATTCCTCCAGCAAATCCACCACTCTTTCCTACAACTACACCACCATTTCCTCCACCAAACCCAGTGCCGGTTCCACCCATGCCACCTGAACCTCCAGTTTTACCACCTCCACCCATTCCAGTCCCACCTATACTGCTGTCATCCTTGCCTCCAGTACCGAATCCCAGGTTTCCTACACCTCCAGCGCCAGAACCACTTGTTCCTCCAGTGCCCATTGCTCTGCTGCCATTTCCTTTGCCCACAACCCCAGCATTAGCTCCAATACCTACACCTACAACCCCAGCTCCCAATCCATGACTACCAGTAAAGTCTGCCCCAGCTGATGTACCAGAAGGACCCTTTTTACCACTGGTACCCTCAGCACCCATTCTTCCACCTAAACCTCCAGTTCCTGGACCTGCTCCCATGCCTCCTGCATCCATGCCCCCACCCATTCCTACTCTGCCCCCAATgtctccaccaccaccacgtCCTATCAGTCCGCCACCCATTCCACCTGCACCTCCCATGCCTCCTCCACTGATGCTCATCCCGGCACCAATGGCGGTCATGCTACAGCTAGTAAGAGATAAGGTTTGCATCATGCCAGAAAGCCGCAGGTCCTCGCCCTCGATCAATtttctgcagagaaaaaaaccaaaaaataaccAAATTTATTAATATTCACTCAAAGACGCAACCCTAAAATCATTTTCAGGTAGTTATTTTTCCCTTACCTGTAAGTTGTGATCTCAATCTCCAGAGCCATCTTGACATTCAGAAGCTCCTGGTACTCACGCAGGTGCAGCGCAATTTTCTCCTTGGTGGATTTCAGCTCGAGCTGCAGGGCCTCAATCCGAGCCTATCAGAAAATCAGGGTTATAAAATGAATGTGTCGTTGTAGTGGctttgtgtttgcatgcatgAATGTGAgagcatgtgtgtatttatgactGACTCTGGTGGGATCAGGTGTGCACCCTGGGACAACATGAGCCGACATTTACCTGCAGGTCTTCCAGTtcttttctgtatttctctTGTGTCTCACGGATCTTAGCTTCAAGAGCCTCGTTTCTGGTCCG
The genomic region above belongs to Oreochromis niloticus isolate F11D_XX linkage group LG11, O_niloticus_UMD_NMBU, whole genome shotgun sequence and contains:
- the zgc:172323 gene encoding glial fibrillary acidic protein isoform X1 — its product is MSFSPERISSYRRHFEDSSSSSYQIRVSSPSPTRREARRASTGCFSSRAGASSMRVDSVGRRTVSAARRSRMVGAGVSAGAMVCVGPSGERAIDLDVAAAENQQFLSTRTSERQEMIVLNDRLAVYIDKVRSLEQQNKLLETEIEAYQNRFEKPTGLRLLYEEQLKELKKIAEQMRVQRDISLAAKESAAAQLEAIKVKYEEAVELRKKAELDIEAFRPDVDKATSSRIALEKKLEQLEVEIEFLKRIHQQEIDELMKQIYAAHVSAQSAFTLPDLAAALKQIQTQYDDIAAKNLQEMDSWYKNKFEDLTKKTSRHVDKVRSVREELAGAKKDIQSKERDLDALRTRNEALEAKIRETQEKYRKELEDLQARIEALQLELKSTKEKIALHLREYQELLNVKMALEIEITTYRKLIEGEDLRLSGMMQTLSLTSCSMTAIGAGMSISGGGMGGAGGMGGGLIGRGGGGDIGGRVGMGGGMDAGGMGAGPGTGGLGGRMGAEGTSGKKGPSGTSAGADFTGSHGLGAGVVGVGIGANAGVVGKGNGSRAMGTGGTSGSGAGGVGNLGFGTGGKDDSSIGGTGMGGGGKTGGSGGMGGTGTGFGGGNGGVVVGKSGGFAGGIGEDGSIARGMGGGVGGSGGSGGVGSDDVALSAASGMGKTGGGKGGISGTGTTYGSDGHDKNIEAYGEQAVELTERRTVLIRTVKNEDDVLEMDHQEQTYTITGAADDSDNE
- the zgc:172323 gene encoding glial fibrillary acidic protein isoform X2; the protein is MSFSPERISSYRRHFEDSSSSSYQIRVSSPSPTRREARRASTGCFSSRAGASSMRVDSVGRRTVSAARRSRMVGAGVSAGAMVCVGPSGERAIDLDVAAAENQQFLSTRTSERQEMIVLNDRLAVYIDKVRSLEQQNKLLETEIEAYQNRFEKPTGLRLLYEEQLKELKKIAEQMRVQRDISLAAKESAAAQLEAIKVKYEEAVELRKKAELDIEAFRPDVDKATSSRIALEKKLEQLEVEIEFLKRIHQQEIDELMKQIYAAHVSAQSAFTLPDLAAALKQIQTQYDDIAAKNLQEMDSWYKNKFEDLTKKTSRHVDKVRSVREELAGAKKDIQSKERDLDALRTRNEALEAKIRETQEKYRKELEDLQARIEALQLELKSTKEKIALHLREYQELLNVKMALEIEITTYRKLIEGEDLRLSGMMQTLSLTSCSMTAIGAGMSISGGGMGGAGGMGGGLIGRGGGGDIGGRVGMGGGMDAGGMGAGPGTGGLGGRMGAEGTSGKKGPSGTSAGADFTGSHGLGAGVVGVGIGANAGVVGKGNGSRAMGTGGTSGSGAGGVGNLGFGTGGKDDSSIGGTGMGGGGKTGGSGGMGGTGTGFGGGNGGVVVGKSGGFAGGIGEDGSIARGMGGGVGGSGGSGGVGSDDVALSAASGMGKTGGGKGGISGTGTTYGSDGHDKNIEAYGEQAVELTERRTVLIR